The following are encoded together in the Bradysia coprophila strain Holo2 unplaced genomic scaffold, BU_Bcop_v1 contig_94, whole genome shotgun sequence genome:
- the LOC119085039 gene encoding uncharacterized protein LOC119085039: MSDSDIDIFATFIANSEDKKLVSLEPIAEQIGLRSPSYTKPTLSLLNVESFKSIDAVILRNFLRNYSDSEDFPLNGLKTFFRIINRADPNGHILKIMMIHLTEANVSVANAVTLYTQVEKLVVLPDEEKLGWKILAEQTIMHPQIIETVTKLIVANTEKIQNTELKHISVKFVHIPSYSIRGFSGINEIYINSKHFEDNAKEYASDTRAQSITQIDVVCIAMHENAQVRLRQARDNFNLSSPFVLTKCDDMNELQFGRMVEKEFFYGQVAWWRSMEALNMENIKSFLTAIATGTQLPKFDDKPKPVYRPPSVVSGIDITDEKLYCFC, encoded by the exons ATGTCCGATTCGGACATCGATATATTTGCAACGTTCATTGCCAATAGTGAAGACAAAAAGCTGGTTAGTCTCGAGCCAATCGCTGAACAAATTGGTCTACGATCACCAAGCTACACGAAACCAACATTGTCTTTGTTAAATGTGGAATCATTCAA GTCAATCGATGCAGTTATTCTCcggaattttttaagaaattattcGGACAGTGAAGACTTTCCGTTAAATGGACTAAAGACGTTCTTCCGAATTATAAATAGGGCTGATCCTAACGGCCACATTCTTAAAATCATGATGATTCACTTAACCGAGGCAAATGTGTCGGTTGCTAATGCAGTGACATTGTACACCCaagtggaaaaattggttGTTTTACCGGATGAAGAGAAGTTAGGCTGGAAAATTCTAGCTGAACAGACGATTATGCATCCGCAG ATTATCGAGACAGTCACGAAACTAATTGTAGCCAACACCGAAAAGATTCAGAATACCGAGCTCAAGCACATATCGGTTAAATTCGTGCACATACCATCTTACTCGATTCGAGGATTTTCTGGCataaacgaaatttacatTAACAGCAAACACTTTGAGGACAACGCCAAGGAATATGCCTCCGATACACGAGCTCAAAGTATTACGCAAATCGATGTTGTGTGTATTGCTATGCATGAGAACGCTCAAGTGCGTCTACGCCAG GCCCGggacaatttcaatttaagcTCTCCATTTGTCCTCACGAAGTGTGATGATATGAACGAGTTGCAATTCGGCCGAATGGTCGAAAAGGAATTCTTTTACGGCCAAGTTGCTTGGTGGCGTTCAATGGAAGCTCTCAATATGGAGAACATTAAATCATTCTTAACAGCCATAGCGACTGGCACTCAATTACCGAAATTTGACGACAAACCCAAACCAGTTTATCGACCACCATCTGTGGTCTCAGGTATAGATATAACTGATGAAAAGTTATATTGCTTTTGTTAG